The Glycine max cultivar Williams 82 chromosome 12, Glycine_max_v4.0, whole genome shotgun sequence genome window below encodes:
- the LOC112998568 gene encoding uncharacterized protein — protein MIARWQVQFSEYDIVYVTQKAIKGSALTNYLAHQPVEDYQSMQCEFPDEGIMALFNNKYSSKERRWIMWFDGASNIMGHGVGVVLLSLEKHTVDPLVKGEWETRDAKLIPYQTHIKELVKQFDEVTFDHIPHEDNQLADALATLSSMFALSKDEDMPLIRIQHQD, from the exons ATGATCGCTCGTTGGCAAGTCCAGTTTTCAGAATATGACATTGTATATGTGACACAAAAAGCAATTAAAGGTAGTGCTCTGACAAATTATTTGGCACACCAACCTGTTGAAGATTATCAGTCAATGCAATGTGAATTCCCCGATGAAGGCATAATGGCATTGTTTAACAATAAATATTCGTCAAAAGAAAGAAGATGGATCAtgtggtttgatggtgcttccAACATCATGGGTCATGGGGTAGGAGTTGTATTACTCTCCCTAGAGAAGCA CACTGTTGATCCATTAGTTAAAGGTGAATGGGAAACTCGAGATGCAAAGCTAATTCCTTACCAAACCCACATCAAGGAATTGGTGAAACAATTTGATGAAGTCACGTTCGACCACATTCCTCATGAAGATAACCAATTGGCAGATGCACTAGCCACTTTATCATCCATGTTCGCATTGAGCAAGGATGAGGACATGCCACTTATAAGGATCCAACATCAGGATTAG
- the LOC102665540 gene encoding uncharacterized protein, translated as MTFMWKTLASVLRSKGDIVLTVTSSGIASLLLPNNRIAHSKFVIPVPTLDNSTCNIHRGTELAELLKAIKLIIWYEAPMAHKYYFEALDKTLKDIMCMSHVDNVPFGGKVVVFGGNFWKILPMIPRGSRLDIVHATINASYLWDYCIVLKLTKKMCLQSNSTMSNAEEIKSFSQWLIDVSDGKLGKGDDGFSEIENPSEFLITNFTDPIESIVSHTYPNIQQNYKDEDFLKSRAILASTIDTVDQINDYVFNIIPSDKKEYLSCDSIDMIDVATTECYQAITPEFLHSLKIVGIPNHKIRLKIDTFIMLIQNLDQAKGLCNGTRLIVSR; from the coding sequence ATGACCTTTATGTGGAAGACATTAGCCTCTGTATTGCGTTCAAAAGGTGATATTGTTTTAACTGTTACCTCAAGTGGTATAGCCTCATTGTTATTACCCAACAACAGAATTGCACATTCCAAATTTGTCATTCCAGTGCCTACATTAGATAACTCTACATGTAATATCCACCGAGGTACTGAACTAGCTGAGCTGTTAAAGGCAATAAAGTTGATTATATGGTATGAGGCTCCTATGGCTCATAAGTATTATTTTGAAGCATTGGATAAAACACTGAAGGACATTATGTGTATGTCTCATGTGGACAATGTTCCATTTGGTGGAAAAGTAGTTGTATTTGGAGGcaatttttggaaaatcttACCTATGATACCTAGAGGAAGTAGATTAGACATAGTGCATGCTACAATAAATGCTTCCTATCTGTGGGACTACTGCATAGTTTTAaagctaacaaaaaaaatgtgtttgcaGTCCAATTCAACAATGTCAAATGCAGAAGAAATAAAGAGCTTTTCTCAGTGGTTGATAGATGTTAGTGATGGGAAACTAGGAAAAGGTGATGATGGATTTTCTGAGATAGAAAATCCATCTGAATTTCTAATTACAAATTTCACTGATCCTATCGAATCAATTGTCTCCCATACCTACCCAAATATCCAGCAGAATTATAAGGATGAGGACTTTCTAAAGTCCAGAGCTATACTAGCTTCAACCATTGACACTGTAGACCAAATTAATGACTATGTATTCAACATTATCCCAAGTGATAAGAAAGAATATTTGAGTTGTGATTCCATTGATATGATAGATGTTGCAACAACTGAATGTTACCAAGCTATTACACCAGAGTTTCTACATTCATTAAAAATAGTTGGAATACCTAATCATAAAATTAGGTTGAAAATAGACACATTTATTATGTTGATTCAAAATTTGGATCAAGCAAAAGGACTATGCAATGGTACAAGACTAATTGTGTCTAGATAG
- the LOC100798866 gene encoding regulator of nonsense transcripts UPF3, whose product MKGALDRTKVVLRHLPPSISEAALLSQIDAAFAGRYNWLSFRPGKISQKHMSFSRAYIDFKRPEDVILFAEFFNGHVFVNVKGSQFKVIVEYAPSQRVPRQWSKKDLRDGTIYKDSEYLEFLELLAKPVENLPSAEIQLEKREAERSGAAKDIPIITPLMDFVRQKRAAKGPRRPLSNGKVSRRAGTSSNGGPSSATSRRGSGKKRVSATMYVARDPGKSSTIKDKSSYTLVPKQDDQHLPNKASNMASSDGNQTLDENGVSGNHDAGKKKVLLLKGKEREIITVSDLDSMSQHHNVTSSAKTVVGSTVLKQSQRHEGSGRIIRSILSKKELHQSQSSRALSEQKILTSNLEKEKQPPRPLHVQLILKGSNGTPENKIGVHDSHVSSERQERHVRHKDRPDRGVWTSRFNGADVSFSSPASSQVDPLEGSQADLKHDMPNARSVEVKSFGSVRTSHSSENGFNKHFGRRGPSYGVKDVDGYSVSSEGKHPRRSSTSAYGSNEKQVWVQKASSGS is encoded by the exons ATGAAGGGTGCGTTGGATCGGACGAAGGTGGTGCTGCGCCACTTGCCGCCTTCTATTTCTGAGGCCGCCCTTTTGTCCCAAATTGATGCGGCCTTCGCTGGCCGCTACAACTGGCTCTCTTTCCGTCCCGGCAAGATcag CCAGAAGCATATGTCATTTTCTAGAGCCTACATTGACTTCAAGAGGCCAGAGGACGTTATATTGTTTGCCGAGTTCTTTAACGGACACGTCTTTGTGAATGTAAAGG GATCTCAGTTCAAAGTCATTGTTGAATATGCTCCTTCACAACGTGTTCCAAGACAGTGGTCTAAAAAGGATCTTCGTGATGGAACCATATATAAAG ATTCTGAGTATCTGGAGTTTCTTGAACTACTTGCCAAGCCTGTTGAGAATCTTCCCAGTGCCGAGATACAATTGGAGAAGAGGGAAGCAGAACGATCTG GTGCTGCAAAAGATATTCCTATAATTACACCACTGATGGACTTTGTGCGCCAGAAAAGAGCTGCCAAGGGACCTAGG AGGCCACTGTCAAATGGAAAAGTGAGTAGAAGAGCTGGCACTTCATCAAATGGGGGCCCTAGTTCCGCCACATCAAGACGTGGTTCTGGAAAGAAGAGGGTTTCTGCTACAATG TATGTTGCAAGGGACCCAGGGAAAAGTTCTACTATCAAAGACAAATCATCTTATACTTTGGTTCCTAAGCAAGATGATCAGCATCTTCCAAATAAAGCTTCAAACATGGCTTCTTCAGATGGAAATCAAACTCTTGATGAGAATG GAGTTTCTGGAAATCATGATGCTGGGAAGAAAAAAGTACTACTTCTTAAAGGGAAGGAAAGAGAAATAATTACT GTATCTGATTTAGATAGCATGTCACAGCATCACAATGTAACATCTTCAGCTAAAACAGTTGTTGGTTCAACAGTTTTGAAACAGAGTCAGCGGCATGAAGGTAGTGGAAGGATTATCAGAAGCATACTCTCAAAAAAGGAGTTGCATCAAAGCCAGTCTTCCAGGGCCCTCTCTGAGCAGAAAATCCTGACATCCAAtctagagaaagaaaaacaGCCCCCTCGCCCCTTACATGTCCAACTAATTTTGAAGGGCTCTAATGGGACACCAGAGAATAAGATTGGTGTGCATGATTCACATGTTTCTAGTGAGAGGCAagagagacatgttagacaTAAAGATAGACCTGATCGTGGTGTCTGGACAAGTCGTTTCAATGGAGCTGACGTGTCTTTCTCATCTCCTGCTTCCTCACAAGTAGATCCTTTGGAAG GAAGTCAAGCAGATTTGAAACATGACATGCCAAATGCAAGAAGTGTGGAGGTAAAATCTTTTGGAAGTGTCCGTACCAGTCATTCATCAGAAAATG GTTTCAATAAGCATTTTGGTCGTCGTGGACCATCATATGGGGTAAAGGATGTTGATGGCTATTCAGTTTCAAGTGAAGGGAAGCATCCTAGAAGATCTAGTACATCTGCTTATGGTTCCAACGAG AAACAAGTTTGGGTTCAAAAAGCAAGTTCTGGTAGCTAG
- the LOC100799387 gene encoding shaggy-related protein kinase kappa-like isoform X1, which translates to MASASLGSGGVGSSRSVNGGFRGSSSSVDWLGREMLEMRLRDHEDDRDSEPDIIDGVGAETGHVIRTSIGGRNGQSKQNVSYIAEHVVGTGSFGVVFQAKCRETGEIVAIKKVLQDKRYKNRELQIMQMLDHPNIVALRHCFFSTTDKEEVYLNLVLEYVPETVNRIARSYSRINQRMPLIYVKLYTYQICRALAYIHNCIGICHRDIKPQNLLVNPHTHQLKLCDFGSAKVLVKGEPNVSYICSRYYRAPELIFGATEYTTAIDIWSTGCVMAELLLGQVFGSLKKCDKFFSFHHFSVFCLLLHFPEVQVDLQPLFPGESGVDQLVEIIKVLGTPTREEIKCMNPNYTEFKFPQIKPHPWHKVFQKRLPPEAVDLVCRFFQYSPNLRCTALEACIHPFFDELRDPNTRLPNARPLPPLFNFKPQELSGVPPDVINRLIPEHARKQNLFMALHT; encoded by the exons ATGGCGTCTGCTAGCCTTGGAAGTGGTGGGGTCGGCAGTTCGAGGTCTGTTAATGGTGGCTTCAGGGGTTCTTCCAGTTCCGTCGATTGGCTTGGCAGAGAGATGCTTGAGATGAGGTTGAGAGACCACGAAGACGATAGA GATAGTGAGCCTGACATCATTGATGGTGTGGGTGCTGAGACAGGTCACGTCATAAGAACCAGCATTGGTGGCCGAAATGGTCAGTCTAAGCAg AATGTTAGTTATATTGCAGAGCATGTAGTGGGGACAGGCTCTTTTGGTGTTGTTTTTCAG GCAAAATGTAGAGAAACAGGAGAAATTGTGGCCATCAAGAAAGTTCTCCAGGACAAACGATACAAGAATAGAGAGTTACAAATTATGCAAATGCTGGATCATCCAAATATTGTTGCCCTAAGGCATTGTTTCTTTTCAACGACTGACAAAGAAGAAGTTTACTTGAATCTTGTACTTGAATATGTTCCTGAAACTGTGAATCGCATTGCGAGGAGCTATAGCAGGATTAACCAGCGAATGCCTTTAATATATGTAAAGCTTTATACCTACCAG ATTTGCAGGGCCCTTGCTTATATACATAACTGCATTGGTATATGTCATCGTGACATCAAACCTCAGAACCTACTT GTGAACCCGCACACTCATCAGCTGAAACTATGTGATTTTGGGAGTGCAAAAGTGTTG GTGAAAGGAGAACCTAATGTTTCTTACATCTGTTCAAGATACTACCGTGCTCCGGAACTTATATTTGGGGCCACCGAATATACAACTGCCATAGATATATGGTCAACTGGTTGTGTAATGGCTGAATTACTTCTTGGACAGGTATTtggttctttaaaaaaatgtgacaaattTTTCTCATTTCATCATTTCTCTGTTTTCTGTCTTCTTTTGCATTTTCCTGAAGTTCAAGTTGATTTGCAGCCCTTGTTTCCTGGAGAGAGTGGAGTTGATCAGCTAGTTGAAATCATCAAG GTTTTGGGAACTCCAACCAGGGAGGAGATAAAGTGCATGAACCCAAATTATACTGAATTTAAGTTTCCACAGATAAAACCTCATCCGTGGCACAAG GTCTTTCAGAAACGTTTACCCCCAGAAGCAGTGGACCTTGTCTGTAGGTTCTTTCAGTACTCCCCCAATTTGAGATGCACTGCA TTGGAAGcttgcattcatccattttttGATGAATTGAGGGACCCAAACACCCGCCTTCCTAATGCTCGACCACTTCCTCCACTGTTTAATTTTAAACCTCAGG AACTTTCTGGTGTACCCCCTGATGTCATCAATCGGCTTATACCAGAGCATGCGCGTAAACAGAACTTATTTATGGCTTTGCACACCTAG
- the LOC100799387 gene encoding shaggy-related protein kinase kappa-like, whose protein sequence is MASASLGSGGVGSSRSVNGGFRGSSSSVDWLGREMLEMRLRDHEDDRDSEPDIIDGVGAETGHVIRTSIGGRNGQSKQNVSYIAEHVVGTGSFGVVFQAKCRETGEIVAIKKVLQDKRYKNRELQIMQMLDHPNIVALRHCFFSTTDKEEVYLNLVLEYVPETVNRIARSYSRINQRMPLIYVKLYTYQICRALAYIHNCIGICHRDIKPQNLLVNPHTHQLKLCDFGSAKVLVKGEPNVSYICSRYYRAPELIFGATEYTTAIDIWSTGCVMAELLLGQPLFPGESGVDQLVEIIKVLGTPTREEIKCMNPNYTEFKFPQIKPHPWHKVFQKRLPPEAVDLVCRFFQYSPNLRCTALEACIHPFFDELRDPNTRLPNARPLPPLFNFKPQELSGVPPDVINRLIPEHARKQNLFMALHT, encoded by the exons ATGGCGTCTGCTAGCCTTGGAAGTGGTGGGGTCGGCAGTTCGAGGTCTGTTAATGGTGGCTTCAGGGGTTCTTCCAGTTCCGTCGATTGGCTTGGCAGAGAGATGCTTGAGATGAGGTTGAGAGACCACGAAGACGATAGA GATAGTGAGCCTGACATCATTGATGGTGTGGGTGCTGAGACAGGTCACGTCATAAGAACCAGCATTGGTGGCCGAAATGGTCAGTCTAAGCAg AATGTTAGTTATATTGCAGAGCATGTAGTGGGGACAGGCTCTTTTGGTGTTGTTTTTCAG GCAAAATGTAGAGAAACAGGAGAAATTGTGGCCATCAAGAAAGTTCTCCAGGACAAACGATACAAGAATAGAGAGTTACAAATTATGCAAATGCTGGATCATCCAAATATTGTTGCCCTAAGGCATTGTTTCTTTTCAACGACTGACAAAGAAGAAGTTTACTTGAATCTTGTACTTGAATATGTTCCTGAAACTGTGAATCGCATTGCGAGGAGCTATAGCAGGATTAACCAGCGAATGCCTTTAATATATGTAAAGCTTTATACCTACCAG ATTTGCAGGGCCCTTGCTTATATACATAACTGCATTGGTATATGTCATCGTGACATCAAACCTCAGAACCTACTT GTGAACCCGCACACTCATCAGCTGAAACTATGTGATTTTGGGAGTGCAAAAGTGTTG GTGAAAGGAGAACCTAATGTTTCTTACATCTGTTCAAGATACTACCGTGCTCCGGAACTTATATTTGGGGCCACCGAATATACAACTGCCATAGATATATGGTCAACTGGTTGTGTAATGGCTGAATTACTTCTTGGACAG CCCTTGTTTCCTGGAGAGAGTGGAGTTGATCAGCTAGTTGAAATCATCAAG GTTTTGGGAACTCCAACCAGGGAGGAGATAAAGTGCATGAACCCAAATTATACTGAATTTAAGTTTCCACAGATAAAACCTCATCCGTGGCACAAG GTCTTTCAGAAACGTTTACCCCCAGAAGCAGTGGACCTTGTCTGTAGGTTCTTTCAGTACTCCCCCAATTTGAGATGCACTGCA TTGGAAGcttgcattcatccattttttGATGAATTGAGGGACCCAAACACCCGCCTTCCTAATGCTCGACCACTTCCTCCACTGTTTAATTTTAAACCTCAGG AACTTTCTGGTGTACCCCCTGATGTCATCAATCGGCTTATACCAGAGCATGCGCGTAAACAGAACTTATTTATGGCTTTGCACACCTAG